In Notolabrus celidotus isolate fNotCel1 chromosome 22, fNotCel1.pri, whole genome shotgun sequence, the genomic stretch gaaaacagcctgttctgagcagggctgaaaaagaggggtttacaggcagaccaaaatctgatttctaaagtgtttttttgagcataaactttaaagacatgttttggggacctcttagaccaatatattttgatgaaaaaagagcagaatatgtcacctttaagtgaggCAGTGTATGTGTTGGGACAGATTTAAGAGATTGAAGTTTTTCATCACTGACATTGTGACAGTTTGCAATGATATCATTGTCTACAATGACTGCACAGAACTATTGTCTCTCATATATTGCTGTTTCAAAGCCGTGTATTCCCTCCCCTGTTGTGCCCCGTCTACAATGTGTAATGCGAAGAGAGGTGAAACAGTGGGGCAaagtctctctgcctctgatcCTTCCTCAGAGGTAGTAACTGGGGCCTAATTGGGGGAAGACGGCGGTAAGGTGTAGGGTCAGAATCCTGCAGGGCAGAAAAGTGCTGTGTGTGCATttctcagtctgtgtgtgtgtgtgtgtgtgtgtgtgtgtgtgtgtgtgtgtaatgtgtgttcCTCCAGCCtcagattttttattatttacacccatatatttaatttttcttttggtgttttggtgcttttaaattattaatgcAACACCTTTAATATGTATTTATAACATCTAACTTTCAGTGACTCAGTGCTTTCTCTCACTTGGTTCCCAGTTTATCCTTTAGTGATTTACAGGCACTGTTcagattttgttgatttttgctTTGCAGAAGATTTGATGGACTCTTGGATGCTGTAGTTTGGAATCTGTTGGATGTACTCTTCTAATTGGTGTGTCTTCAGTAACTCTGGGACTGAAATAAGAGCCCTGAAATCCAGAGCCCCGAAAATTGTTGCATTTCTCTTAACAATATTTCCTGAATGAAGCTGACATGAGGACATCACACAGGTAATGTGGTATTTGTAGTTAAATGGCTTTGGTTGTAGTTTAAAtgtcatgttagacagcctACAAAAGGTCAACATGTGTATGTTTAGCTCTCAGGGATTGATTTCCACCTCTTGCTGCTCATACAGGAACATGATGCAATGAATCATCACGAGAGGAACTTTCTCAGTTTCCCTCGTGCACATCAAGAGGAAGCAGTTCATGCCAACTTCTCCTTCTctcgtgctgctgctgatcagaTGGAGTTAATACAGTTAACACTTTAACATGAGCACACAGGATGCTTGTACTGTACCTCCCAGCGGCCGTAGGtcaggaagaagagggagaaggggATGGCAGTGCCCGACATGGCGTGTGTGGACGGCATGCTGTACTCCGAGTTATAAAACATCTCCACTTTGACTACAGGAGGGGAAGCGGGCCGAGACCACCCCATCACATCCTTAGTGCACTGACCCAGGTACATGACCCAGACCCACACCATGATGAGCCTCCTGCTTACAAAGGCGTCCATGTTCCACATGATGAAGGGGAAGAAGGTGATATAGAAGAGCTCGTTGCCCAGCTCGGTTCCGAAAGTGAACATGTAGTACAAGAACCGGTTTTCTATCAGGAACTCCTGACCTGCGTCGCCTGTAAGAGAGTTCTTGCGGAGGGGTTTCACAGTGCTGGTCGCTGGGGTACCTGAGTCCGGCCCGGTCTGACCCCCCACTGCAACAGTCTCTCCCCCGGCCGTGGATGCAGACACGGCTGCCCCGTTCTGGACAGCACTAGACCCAGTAATCCTCTTCCGGACATCTCCTCCTGTCACTTTCTCCCCTTCTCCAGCTCCCATGTCGGCCGGGTCTTCACTCTCACTCCCCCCGGGGATGTGATGATGGCAAGCCCCGTTATTGTGCGAGTGAGTCCGGTCCGGTTCCCTGCTTCTAGAGAAAGTCCCGTGTACCCCACAAACCTCCTGGAAGCGAGCGACAAGATGAGGGTCCTGGAGGTACTGGAACAGCTCCATAAAGCGGCTACTCTTCTCCATGTTTGATCCGGGTTAGTGAAGCTCACACACGGCTGAAACAACGAGCACAGGCTCTCTGATAGCTAACGATAGCTAGCCATCCCGGGCATCATGGCAGAGACTGAGAAGTGGACCCTGAACCGTTTTTAAACTCAAACAAGTTCAGACAACGAGGAGGGTTATTCCACAACTGTTGAAAAGCAGTTTTCAGTGGGAAGGTTCTGGAGAAA encodes the following:
- the sgpp1 gene encoding sphingosine-1-phosphate phosphatase 1, yielding MEKSSRFMELFQYLQDPHLVARFQEVCGVHGTFSRSREPDRTHSHNNGACHHHIPGGSESEDPADMGAGEGEKVTGGDVRKRITGSSAVQNGAAVSASTAGGETVAVGGQTGPDSGTPATSTVKPLRKNSLTGDAGQEFLIENRFLYYMFTFGTELGNELFYITFFPFIMWNMDAFVSRRLIMVWVWVMYLGQCTKDVMGWSRPASPPVVKVEMFYNSEYSMPSTHAMSGTAIPFSLFFLTYGRWEYPFPLGFTLALCWCLLVCVSRIYMGMHSVLDVIVGFLYSALILLFFLPALDTIDGFNLTCRYAPLIIISLHLGLGLFSFTLDTWSTSRGDTAQILGTGAGVALASHVNHLLGLMPDPTPDQLPFTMPALSAGLVGAALVRLFLGVLVLVASRALMKAITIPLVCRLFRVPCDDVRKARQHMEVELPYRYIVYGTVGFNVLFLVPLLFSYTRLSCSL